Part of the Rhizobium oryzihabitans genome is shown below.
CGCCGGATAGCAGCAGCAGGCCGTAGCCTCCGATCATCACCAATTCGCCATGCGCGAAGTTGACCAGTCGCATGATGCCGAAGACAAGGCCAATGCCGAGCGCCATCAGGGCGAACAGGCTGCCCATACTTATGGCGTCGACGAGGCTTTGGACGAGGTTCTCCATCAGATGGCCTCCACCGTGAGATTGCCGAAATAGGCTTCGCGGAAATTCGGATCGTCGCGCAGCTGCGCCGACGGTCCGGACAGGACGACCGAGCCCGTCGAAAGCACGAAGGTGCGGTTGGAAACGGAGAGCGCGCGCTCCGCGTTCTGTTCGACGACGAGGATCGACAATCCTTTCTGCCGAAGCAGGGTAATGGCGTCGTAGACGCGATCGATTACGACGGGAGCCAGGCCGAGCGAGGGCTCGTCGAGCAGCAGCAGTCGCGGCAGCGACATCAAAGCGCGACCGATGGCAAGCTGTTGCTGTTCGCCGCCGGAAAGCTTGCCTGCACTGCCGTGCAGGCGCTCTTTCAGGATCGGGAAGAGCTCGAATACCTCGTCGAGGCGGCGCTCGAAGTCGGCCCGGGCCCGTGGTAGTGTGCTGCCAAGCGAAAGATTTTCCCGCACGGTGAGCGACGAAAAAATACCGCGATCCTCTGGCACTAGGCTGAGACCGCGTTCGGCGATCGCTTCCGGAGACAGGCCGGAGAGGGACTTTCCATCCAAGGTGATTTCGCCTTCCGAGCGGGTAATGCCCGTCAGGCTCAGCATCAGAGATGATTTTCCGGCTCCATTGGGCCCTACGACGCTAACGATCTCGCCACGGCTAACGTCGAGCGAGATGCCCCGCAGTGCGACGATCGAGCCATATCGGACAAAAAGATTTCGGATTTCAAGCATGATCTTTCGAAACGCTCCGTCCCAAATATGCTTCCGTCACGACGACATTTGCACGGATGTCGGCCGCGGAGCCCTCTGCGATCGTCTGACCGCGTGCCAGTACTTGAATTCGATCGCACAGTTTCATGATCAGCCGGATATTGTGCTCAATGATCACCACCCCGCAGCCGATGCGATCGCGTACATTCAGGATGATCTTCACCAGATCATCGGCCTCGCCCATGGTGAGACCAGCCGCCGGCTCGTCGAGAAGCAGAA
Proteins encoded:
- a CDS encoding ABC transporter ATP-binding protein — translated: MLEIRNLFVRYGSIVALRGISLDVSRGEIVSVVGPNGAGKSSLMLSLTGITRSEGEITLDGKSLSGLSPEAIAERGLSLVPEDRGIFSSLTVRENLSLGSTLPRARADFERRLDEVFELFPILKERLHGSAGKLSGGEQQQLAIGRALMSLPRLLLLDEPSLGLAPVVIDRVYDAITLLRQKGLSILVVEQNAERALSVSNRTFVLSTGSVVLSGPSAQLRDDPNFREAYFGNLTVEAI
- a CDS encoding ATP-binding cassette domain-containing protein, with the protein product MDGASRKDAREQANAIMQWLDLASVADVAVTALPYGIERRVGIARAFAMQPRFLLLDEPAAGLTMGEADDLVKIILNVRDRIGCGVVIIEHNIRLIMKLCDRIQVLARGQTIAEGSAADIRANVVVTEAYLGRSVSKDHA